A genome region from Coturnix japonica isolate 7356 chromosome 13, Coturnix japonica 2.1, whole genome shotgun sequence includes the following:
- the SMIM3 gene encoding small integral membrane protein 3 — MDLPGSAGSSALPKHILDVWLIVLIILATILIMTALVLCPATAVIIYRVRTHPTRNGIV; from the coding sequence ATGGATCTCCCTGGCTCTGCTGGTTCCTCTGCCCTCCCCAAGCACATCTTGGACGTCTGGCTCATCGTTCTTATCATCCTGGCCACCATCCTCATCATGACGGCCCTGGTGCTCTGCCCTGCCACAGCTGTCATCATCTACCGGGTGCGGACTCACCCCACACGCAATGGCATCGTGTGA
- the GPX3 gene encoding glutathione peroxidase 3, with translation MGCRAACVLAVLLAGLVPLGQGQEREKVKCYDNVRGTIYDYGALTIDGDEYIPFRRYAGKMVLFVNVATYUGLTLQYLELNALQNELGPYGLVVLGFPSNQFGKQEPGQNSEILPALKYVRPGGGFVPNFQLFQKGDVNGAKEQKVYSFLKNSCPPVAEEFGNPKNLFWEPLRNHDIKWNFEKFLVGTDGVPVMRWYHRANIATVKNDIIAYMRQQRRQ, from the exons ATGGGGTGCCGAGCCGCCTGCGTGCTGGCCGTGCTGCTGGCCGGGCTCGTCCCGCTGGGGCAGGGCCAGGAGAGGGAGAAG GTGAAATGCTACGACAACGTGCGGGGCACCATCTACGACTACGGGGCGCTGACCATCGATGGGGACGAGTACATCCCCTTCCGAAGGTACGCGGGGAAGATGGTGCTCTTCGTCAACGTGGCCACATACTGAGGGCTCACCCTGCAGTACCTCG AACTGAATGCACTACAAAATGAGCTGGGGCCCTATGGACTTGTCGTCCTGGGCTTCCCCTCCAACCAATTTGGGAAGCAGGAGCCTGGCCAGAACTCTGAGATCCTCCCTGCGCTGAA GTACGTGCGGCCAGGAGGTGGCTTCGTCCCCAACTTCCAACTCTTCCAGAAAGGGGATGTGAATGGGGCCAAGGAGCAGAAGgtctacagcttcctgaag AATTCCTGCCCTCCGGTGGCGGAGGAGTTTGGCAACCCCAAGAACCTCTTTTGGGAGCCACTGAGGAACCACGACATCAAATGGAACTTTGAGAAGTTCCTGGTGGGCACTGACGGGGTGCCCGTCATGCGCTGGTACCACCGTGCCAACATCGCCACCGTTAAGAACGACATCATTGCCTACATGCGGCAGCAGCGGCGCCAGTAG